One Mucilaginibacter ginkgonis genomic region harbors:
- a CDS encoding DUF2480 family protein, whose protein sequence is MEIQENFVNKVAQSGLVTLDPASFYPAGDRVIYDIKDNLFHGLMLREKDFREFVKEHDWTQYTGKIVGITCSADAIVPAWAYMLLANRMVPYAADIIFGDAAIIEEKLFEKQIDNANLDQYRDQRLVLKGCGDVDVPVSAYVSLTAKLTPIVKSLMFGEPCSTVPIYKRKD, encoded by the coding sequence ATGGAGATCCAAGAAAATTTTGTGAATAAGGTTGCCCAAAGCGGGTTGGTTACGCTTGACCCGGCTTCTTTTTATCCTGCCGGCGACCGGGTTATCTACGATATTAAAGACAATCTTTTCCATGGCCTTATGCTTCGCGAAAAGGATTTTCGTGAATTTGTTAAAGAGCACGATTGGACCCAATATACCGGCAAAATTGTAGGCATTACTTGCAGCGCCGATGCAATTGTCCCGGCATGGGCTTATATGCTTTTAGCTAACCGTATGGTACCGTACGCAGCTGATATCATTTTTGGTGATGCGGCCATTATCGAAGAAAAGCTTTTTGAAAAGCAAATAGACAACGCCAACCTTGACCAATACCGCGACCAGCGTTTAGTTTTAAAAGGATGCGGTGATGTTGATGTGCCCGTATCTGCATATGTTTCTTTAACAGCAAAGCTTACGCCGATAGTTAAGAGCTTGATGTTTGGCGAG